One Deinococcus aestuarii genomic window, GCGGGGGAACGAGAAGAACCCGATCCTCCAGCGGGTCTATGGCGTCGCCTTCGCCACCGGGAAGGAGCTCGACGAGTACCTGCACAACCTCGAAGAGGCCAAGCGGCGCGACCACCGCCGTCTGGGCAGGGAACTCGAACTCTTCACCATCGACCCCCTTGTGGGCAAGGGGCTGCCGCTGTGGCTGCCGAACGGCACGACCCTGCGCGAGGAACTGACCCGCTTCCTGCGCGAGCGGCAGTTCGAGCGCGACTACCAGGGGGTCGTGACGCCGAACATCGGCAACCTCGACCTCTTCCGCACCTCGGGGCACTATCCCTACTACGCCGACAGCCAGTTCGAGCCCATCACGGTGGACGACGAGCAGTACATGCTCAAGCCCATGAACTGCCCCTTCCACGTGCGGATTTACGCGAGCAGGCCCCGGAGTTACCGCGACCTCCCGGTGCGCCTCGCCGAGTTCGGCACGGTGTACCGCTACGAGATGAGCGGCGAGCTCAACGGCCTGACGCGCGTGCGCGGCTTCACCCAGGACGACGCCCACCTCTTCGTGAGGCCCGACCAACTCAAGAAGGAATTTCTCGACGTGCTCGACCTGACGGTACTCGTCCTGCGGACCTTCGGGATGAACGACGTGCGCTTCCGGGTCGGGGTGCGCGAGCCGGGGTCCGATAAGTACGTCGGCGACGCGGCCCACTGGGAACAGGCCGAGCGCGAGATCATCGAGGCGACCGAGGAAGTGGGCCTGCCCTACACGGTCGAGCCCGGCGACGCGGCCTTCTACGGGCCCAAGCTCGACTTCGTGGTGAAGGACGTGCTGGGCCGCGAGTGGCAGCTCGGGACCATTCAGGTGGACTACAACCTCCCCGAACGCTTCGACATCACCTACACGGGCGAGGACGGCCAGGACCACCGCCCGGTGATGATCCACCGTGCGCCCTTCGGGAGCCTGGAACGCTTCGTGGGCATTCTGATCGAGCACTACGGCGGCGACTTCCCGCTGTGGCTGGCGCCCCGGCAGATCGCCATCATCCCCATCGCCGACCGCCACAACGCCTACGCGGAGGCGCTGGCGCGGGAGTTCAAGGCCGCGGGCCTGCGCGCCGAGGTGGACGATTCCACGAACCGCATGAACGCCAAGGTCCGCAACGCCGAGCTGAGCAAGATTCCCGTCATGCTCATCGTCGGCGACCGCGAGGAGGAGCGGCGTGAGGTCAGCGTCCGCGAGCGCACCCCGGAAGGGCACAAGGAGCGCAAGGGCGTACCCTTCGACGAGCTTCTGGCCGAGTTGCAGGAGCGGTACCGCACGCGCGCCTGACGTTCAAGAAGGGGAGGCTGTCCATGACGGATGGCCTCCTTTCTGGTGGCTTACGACCCGGCCCGTTCCGCCTGGGCCAGCACCGTCTTAAGCAGGTCCGGCCGGTCGGTGATGATGCCGTCCACGCCCAGGCGGATCAGGCGGCGCATCTCGCCCGGGTCGTTGATCGTCCAGACCTGCACGGCCACGCCCCGGCGGTGCATCGCGCGGATGAAGGCGGGGGTGACGACCGTGATCCCGCCCGCCCGCACGGGCACCTGGGCCACGCGACCGGGGAGGGGGGCGAGCCGCGCGAGGCCGACCTTACTCAGCAGGACCAGGGGACGCAACTCGCGCTCGGTCATGCTCGTGGCGACCTCGGGGCATTCTTTCCGAAACTCGCCTAGCGCCCGGTCGCTGAAGCTCGCGGCAATCACGCGGGAGGTCGCCCCCGCCTGCCTGAGCGCCCGACAAAACGTCCCGGCGATGCTCGGCGTCTCCTGCTTGAGTTCGATAGTCAGGGGAAGATTCGGGAACTCGGTCAACACCTCCGAGAGTTGCGCGACCCGGACGCCTTGCCCACGAAAGGGGTAGGGGAAGGGAAACGGCGGCCCGCCTGTTCCGTCGAACGCGTACCCGGCGTCTGCCGAGAGCACCTGGCTCAGCGTCATCTCCGCGATCCGTCCCCGCGTGTCGGTCAACCGGTCCAGCGTGGGGTCGTGCGA contains:
- a CDS encoding glycerophosphodiester phosphodiesterase, whose amino-acid sequence is MRSLPLLALALLLTGCRSAAPSPNPFVQGRTLNIAHQGGEALWPSNTLLAYRGAARLGVDMLEMDMHATRDGVLVLSHDPTLDRLTDTRGRIAEMTLSQVLSADAGYAFDGTGGPPFPFPYPFRGQGVRVAQLSEVLTEFPNLPLTIELKQETPSIAGTFCRALRQAGATSRVIAASFSDRALGEFRKECPEVATSMTERELRPLVLLSKVGLARLAPLPGRVAQVPVRAGGITVVTPAFIRAMHRRGVAVQVWTINDPGEMRRLIRLGVDGIITDRPDLLKTVLAQAERAGS
- the thrS gene encoding threonine--tRNA ligase, producing MHVTLPDGKQLDLPQGATALDAARAIGPRLAQDALAATANGDLVDLMSPLPDGASVALITRKNPADAAPLFRHSLGHVLSQAVGEFYQRKGYPREAVRRGVGPAIENGFYQDFDLPEPLKEEDLPEIERIMREIIGRNLDIVRQDVGKEAALDHFGYDPYKVELIREFPDDEPVTFYTQGDYVDLCRGPHFPNTGKLPTAFKLMSTSGAYWRGNEKNPILQRVYGVAFATGKELDEYLHNLEEAKRRDHRRLGRELELFTIDPLVGKGLPLWLPNGTTLREELTRFLRERQFERDYQGVVTPNIGNLDLFRTSGHYPYYADSQFEPITVDDEQYMLKPMNCPFHVRIYASRPRSYRDLPVRLAEFGTVYRYEMSGELNGLTRVRGFTQDDAHLFVRPDQLKKEFLDVLDLTVLVLRTFGMNDVRFRVGVREPGSDKYVGDAAHWEQAEREIIEATEEVGLPYTVEPGDAAFYGPKLDFVVKDVLGREWQLGTIQVDYNLPERFDITYTGEDGQDHRPVMIHRAPFGSLERFVGILIEHYGGDFPLWLAPRQIAIIPIADRHNAYAEALAREFKAAGLRAEVDDSTNRMNAKVRNAELSKIPVMLIVGDREEERREVSVRERTPEGHKERKGVPFDELLAELQERYRTRA